In Marisediminicola antarctica, one DNA window encodes the following:
- the arsD gene encoding arsenite efflux transporter metallochaperone ArsD, producing the protein MPTIRIYEAALCCDTGVCGADVDKSLVEVTADVRNLQGLGADIARHNLAGDPTAFTVDETVRAFMHTVGSKGLPLTVVDGVTVATGTYPGLEQLRELAGLASTTGTNDGAPRTELGRTETTGGCCGGATGCC; encoded by the coding sequence GTGCCCACAATCCGTATCTACGAAGCCGCCCTCTGCTGCGACACCGGCGTCTGCGGTGCCGACGTCGACAAGTCGCTCGTCGAGGTCACCGCAGACGTACGAAACCTTCAGGGCCTCGGCGCTGACATCGCGCGCCACAATCTGGCGGGCGACCCGACCGCGTTCACTGTTGATGAGACCGTGCGCGCCTTCATGCACACCGTCGGCTCCAAGGGCCTACCGCTCACCGTGGTCGATGGCGTCACCGTCGCCACCGGAACTTACCCCGGCCTCGAACAGCTCCGCGAGCTGGCAGGCCTCGCCAGCACGACCGGAACGAACGACGGCGCACCCCGCACCGAGCTCGGGCGGACAGAGACAACCGGCGGATGCTGCGGCGGCGCGACCGGCTGCTGCTGA
- a CDS encoding ArsR/SmtB family transcription factor, with translation MPKALPVLDDISPICCAPLASTPDFPVEDAVRLAIRLKALADPTRLRLIAFMRSRPDQQACTRELAPVVGLSEPTVSHHLKTLEKAGLVSKERRGMSVHYTVETNAIRAMGVAIQLEDVGQIDSRSCRT, from the coding sequence ATGCCCAAGGCACTCCCGGTTCTCGACGACATCTCGCCGATCTGCTGCGCACCGCTCGCATCCACCCCGGATTTTCCGGTCGAGGATGCCGTTCGGCTCGCGATCCGGTTGAAGGCACTGGCAGACCCCACCCGGCTGAGGCTGATCGCCTTCATGCGGAGCCGACCCGACCAACAAGCCTGCACCCGTGAGCTGGCTCCCGTCGTCGGCCTATCGGAACCGACTGTCAGCCATCACCTCAAGACGCTCGAGAAGGCCGGCCTTGTCTCGAAGGAGCGCCGGGGAATGAGCGTCCACTACACGGTGGAGACGAACGCCATCCGCGCGATGGGCGTCGCCATCCAGCTGGAAGACGTCGGCCAGATCGACAGCCGATCATGCCGAACATGA
- a CDS encoding DUF3846 domain-containing protein, with translation MVTGIVIPHEIRVAVFEHQFGALADYQAAVGRYVEPVYLADANLTIYANEEGKVRQLPANRRATCLWWFLYPETRGRDILVGDVVLIGSTRGHGSTTALPDFLTRQLQHPGRFTIEVRTNDDPAHWYDNGRNFDDYFEAAIVAINLQERWSQVREMRVSPA, from the coding sequence ATGGTCACAGGCATTGTCATCCCGCATGAAATACGAGTCGCCGTTTTCGAGCATCAGTTCGGAGCACTCGCGGACTACCAAGCCGCGGTCGGCCGCTACGTCGAACCGGTCTATCTCGCCGACGCAAACCTCACCATCTACGCCAACGAAGAAGGCAAAGTACGCCAGCTGCCGGCCAACCGGCGAGCAACCTGCCTCTGGTGGTTTCTCTACCCGGAGACGCGGGGGCGCGACATCCTGGTCGGTGACGTTGTGCTGATTGGATCGACTCGCGGTCACGGCAGCACAACCGCCCTGCCAGATTTTCTGACTCGCCAGTTGCAGCACCCCGGTCGCTTCACGATCGAGGTCCGCACCAACGACGACCCTGCTCATTGGTACGACAACGGCCGCAACTTTGATGACTACTTTGAAGCCGCCATTGTTGCGATCAACCTCCAGGAGCGGTGGAGCCAGGTCCGAGAAATGCGCGTCTCGCCTGCGTGA
- a CDS encoding DUF6262 family protein produces MLSKTIQERRLMLAKEDRLANLQAANAKKTEAARGAVLRAFDHLVATAAAVNINAVAAEAGVSRGFIYSQPELRAKIADASKLPTSKVRSSSSTPNEASLTSRLETALDTIGDLKSENRELKQRIENLTAQLLDQELAI; encoded by the coding sequence ATGCTCTCGAAGACGATCCAGGAGAGGCGTCTGATGCTAGCTAAGGAGGATCGCCTCGCAAACCTGCAGGCTGCCAACGCGAAGAAGACTGAAGCGGCACGAGGTGCGGTACTGCGGGCGTTCGATCACCTCGTCGCGACGGCCGCAGCCGTCAACATCAATGCGGTCGCGGCGGAGGCCGGCGTCTCGCGCGGCTTCATCTATTCGCAGCCGGAGCTCCGCGCGAAGATCGCCGACGCGTCGAAGCTGCCGACGAGCAAGGTGCGCTCGTCAAGCAGCACGCCGAACGAAGCCTCCCTGACCTCCAGGCTGGAAACAGCGCTCGATACTATCGGTGACCTCAAGTCCGAGAACCGCGAGCTGAAACAGAGAATCGAGAACCTCACGGCTCAGCTGCTGGACCAAGAGTTGGCAATCTGA
- a CDS encoding HNH endonuclease signature motif containing protein, which produces MSKATDPLIDSAIAFASVWAGALTGFGARVGEHPDARPPDAPGAGSGAAAAAVSVGATAGASFGAITVAPSQLDVETMSDAGLVRAIQSGYDLKRHVDALLVRAAGELSVRSRPSLGQGGLAKSSGHTSPASLITELGRVTLAEAGRTVRLGEATTAPVSLLGERLPAPFPLVADAVNSGVVQVDAAQSIITSLTQAAPRALPVHLVAAEEELVTFAAHHPADTVRKLSISWRDALDTDGIAPREEALIAARSLRWSKQGNGLERCTIDLDPLGAGYVRTMIDAMVGDALRAVRFDTDPTAADGAAGDDDPDACGADHVELPDPRTIPRIAADALIDVARHMMGCTTAPGPLPHTTLIIRMTLEQLQSGLGAAHLDGVEDPITAGAARRLAADAELIPAVLGGNSQILDLGTGRRLFTRAQRIAFAERDGGCAITGCGRPPSYTEAHHIHWWSHGGTTNLNNGILLCTGHHHIIHKGWTVQITDNTPWFTPPPHIDPTRTPKRGGKLPTPALP; this is translated from the coding sequence ATGTCCAAAGCAACCGATCCCCTCATTGACAGCGCTATTGCGTTCGCGTCGGTGTGGGCTGGTGCGCTCACCGGGTTCGGCGCCCGGGTCGGCGAACACCCCGATGCCCGGCCGCCCGATGCGCCCGGTGCAGGATCCGGCGCAGCGGCTGCAGCCGTCTCGGTCGGTGCAACCGCCGGAGCATCGTTCGGCGCGATCACGGTCGCTCCGTCCCAGCTCGATGTGGAGACCATGTCCGATGCGGGGCTGGTGCGGGCGATCCAGTCCGGCTACGACCTCAAACGACACGTCGATGCCCTGCTGGTGCGTGCGGCGGGTGAGCTGAGTGTGCGCTCGCGCCCCTCGCTCGGTCAGGGCGGCCTGGCGAAGTCTTCCGGGCATACCTCTCCTGCCTCCCTGATCACGGAACTGGGTCGGGTGACTCTGGCCGAGGCCGGCAGAACAGTCCGGCTCGGTGAGGCGACCACCGCACCGGTGTCCCTGCTCGGGGAGCGCCTCCCCGCCCCGTTCCCCCTGGTCGCGGATGCGGTGAACAGCGGTGTGGTGCAGGTGGATGCGGCCCAGTCGATCATCACCTCCCTGACCCAGGCCGCCCCCCGCGCCCTGCCGGTACACCTGGTCGCGGCGGAGGAGGAACTGGTCACCTTCGCCGCCCACCATCCGGCGGACACGGTGCGGAAGCTGTCGATCTCCTGGCGCGACGCGCTCGATACCGATGGGATCGCACCACGGGAGGAGGCACTGATCGCGGCCCGGTCGCTGCGCTGGAGCAAACAGGGCAACGGTTTGGAACGCTGCACGATCGACCTCGACCCCCTCGGCGCCGGATATGTGCGCACCATGATCGACGCGATGGTCGGCGACGCCCTCCGCGCCGTCCGCTTCGACACCGACCCGACAGCGGCCGACGGTGCTGCCGGCGACGACGACCCGGACGCCTGCGGGGCAGATCATGTCGAGCTCCCCGACCCGCGGACGATCCCCAGGATCGCCGCCGACGCTCTGATCGATGTGGCCCGGCACATGATGGGCTGCACCACCGCACCCGGACCCCTCCCACACACCACCCTGATCATCCGGATGACCCTGGAACAACTCCAATCCGGCCTCGGCGCAGCACACCTCGACGGAGTCGAGGACCCCATCACGGCTGGTGCCGCCCGCAGGCTTGCCGCGGACGCGGAACTGATCCCCGCAGTCCTCGGCGGGAACAGCCAAATCCTCGACCTCGGCACCGGGAGACGACTATTCACCCGCGCCCAACGAATCGCATTCGCCGAACGCGACGGCGGCTGCGCCATCACCGGCTGCGGCAGACCACCCTCCTACACCGAAGCCCACCACATCCACTGGTGGTCCCACGGAGGCACAACAAACCTCAACAACGGAATCCTGTTATGCACCGGACACCACCACATCATCCACAAAGGATGGACCGTACAGATCACCGACAACACCCCCTGGTTCACCCCACCCCCACACATCGACCCCACCCGCACACCCAAACGCGGCGGAAAACTCCCCACACCAGCACTGCCATGA
- a CDS encoding tyrosine-type recombinase/integrase, which translates to MNDVARIVPIGVADEGDEYIAWLNKRTSAVFLALFVPPDPRGVYSNPECAITDCDRVSSAGAGLCGLHVKQFRTSGIHDLEAFRRSAVIRPVVKKKHGGSSARGIFDLSACASATVRAELQLAISCKATGEYGGPLRADAFNSFVQSLNAAGVRSLRDLRASAPATLVVEKRAGSYASTHRMYLTEFQSWIELAEGNFSVKRRIGTRRGGSQRWSQSQDIAQPWLREIVERWVAYRVNTEAADAQHIGQQESHVVEFARWAEARDVTNPEGVTRSLLLDWLAEVNSQTNKHGKKFSGGYRSAKISAVSMMIQYARVEITQRIPSNALYLAGEFPARDIPSPRFLEPRLIDTLRLPRSLDLVVDPAHRTAILIMMQVGVRAGHTCSLPFDCLIDLNRTGSLDKWALNFIDTKSKMNITVPIEPHVATAIKAQQQRALVESAKMGLAVPELLFANSRARSTRQLAPERLNIVLRQWAADLDLRDSAGQLEKITPHRFRHTFATEMLEKGVPIEVVQKLLGHRSLSSTQIYATTTDKRMRAEWENAKFVNVRGEAIEMAEGPAADAEWLLNRMSHAMQPLPNGACGLPIQQSCPHANACLDNCPHFITSVEFLGVHRAQSLEFERTISKAEAAGHFRLVEINKRPNENLKKIINALEDDPGEASDAS; encoded by the coding sequence ATGAACGATGTGGCGAGAATAGTCCCGATCGGCGTTGCTGATGAGGGCGACGAATATATTGCATGGCTGAATAAACGCACCTCAGCGGTTTTCCTCGCGCTGTTCGTGCCGCCGGATCCCCGAGGTGTTTATTCCAACCCGGAATGCGCGATCACCGACTGCGACAGGGTATCGAGCGCAGGGGCGGGGCTCTGCGGGCTGCATGTGAAGCAATTCCGGACGTCAGGGATCCACGACCTTGAGGCCTTCCGTCGCTCGGCCGTAATCCGCCCGGTAGTCAAGAAGAAGCATGGCGGATCATCGGCCCGAGGCATTTTTGACCTTTCCGCCTGCGCATCGGCTACGGTGCGGGCAGAACTACAGCTCGCCATCAGCTGCAAGGCCACCGGAGAATACGGAGGACCTCTCCGTGCCGACGCATTCAACTCGTTCGTCCAGTCGCTGAACGCGGCCGGCGTGCGGTCTCTTCGCGATCTAAGAGCCAGTGCGCCAGCAACCTTAGTAGTCGAAAAACGGGCTGGCTCTTACGCCTCCACCCACCGGATGTACCTCACCGAGTTCCAGAGCTGGATCGAGTTGGCGGAGGGTAACTTCTCCGTGAAGCGTCGAATCGGCACCAGGCGCGGAGGAAGCCAACGCTGGTCCCAGTCGCAAGACATCGCGCAGCCGTGGCTCAGAGAGATCGTCGAAAGGTGGGTGGCGTACCGGGTCAACACCGAGGCGGCGGACGCGCAGCACATCGGGCAGCAGGAGTCTCATGTCGTGGAGTTCGCCCGCTGGGCGGAAGCCCGCGACGTCACAAATCCCGAGGGAGTCACACGGAGCTTGCTGCTCGATTGGCTTGCCGAGGTTAATTCGCAGACGAACAAGCACGGCAAGAAGTTCAGTGGCGGTTACCGATCGGCAAAAATCAGCGCCGTGAGCATGATGATCCAATACGCGCGGGTTGAAATCACCCAACGAATCCCGTCGAACGCCCTATACCTTGCCGGGGAATTCCCGGCGCGAGATATCCCGTCGCCGCGATTTCTTGAACCTCGACTTATCGATACCCTTCGTCTGCCGAGAAGCCTCGATCTAGTGGTCGACCCGGCGCACAGGACCGCGATCCTCATCATGATGCAGGTCGGGGTCAGGGCTGGACACACGTGTTCGCTCCCGTTCGATTGCCTGATCGACCTCAACCGCACCGGCTCCCTCGACAAGTGGGCATTGAACTTCATCGACACCAAGTCGAAAATGAACATCACCGTGCCGATCGAGCCGCACGTCGCTACCGCGATCAAAGCCCAGCAGCAGCGAGCCCTGGTTGAGAGCGCCAAAATGGGGCTGGCCGTCCCGGAGCTCCTGTTCGCCAATTCGCGGGCGAGATCGACTCGGCAGCTTGCCCCCGAGCGTCTGAATATCGTGCTGCGCCAGTGGGCAGCCGATCTGGATTTGCGGGATTCAGCAGGGCAGCTGGAGAAAATCACACCGCACAGATTCCGTCACACTTTCGCTACCGAAATGCTCGAAAAAGGCGTGCCCATCGAGGTTGTCCAGAAGCTCCTCGGGCATCGCTCGCTCTCGTCGACTCAGATCTACGCGACGACGACGGACAAGCGGATGCGGGCCGAGTGGGAGAACGCAAAGTTTGTGAACGTCCGCGGCGAAGCGATCGAGATGGCCGAGGGCCCTGCGGCCGACGCCGAGTGGTTGTTAAACCGGATGTCCCATGCGATGCAGCCTCTGCCGAACGGGGCATGCGGGCTACCCATCCAGCAGTCCTGCCCGCACGCGAATGCGTGTCTCGACAACTGCCCCCACTTCATCACCTCCGTCGAGTTCCTCGGCGTTCACAGGGCGCAGAGTTTGGAGTTTGAACGGACAATCAGTAAGGCTGAGGCCGCAGGCCACTTCCGACTGGTCGAGATCAATAAGAGGCCCAACGAGAACCTAAAGAAAATCATCAATGCTCTCGAAGACGATCCAGGAGAGGCGTCTGATGCTAGCTAA
- a CDS encoding tyrosine-type recombinase/integrase — translation MRVQIVGRTETGAPNRWAVLDDDDRLVSQVNRYLEYLRSIERPDNTVRAAAYDLRAYCEFLLDTERDFDDVTDEVLAFFARWYRHPADNVTAIVDRAAARARSSTNRALATISGFYRYLGSLGEDIVGAGGLRRLQQSSQTYRRSRVTVIDNVGRANRHRQRSRLGPRLPRTQQRLKLLTIQQVHSILMECRDRRDRLLIMLAFTTGMRVGQILGLRHEDIDTRGRTIRIEARDDNSNGARSKGRKSGTIPMTEQVNRLYIDYMHEEYGYIDSPFVFINFDTLKPMNYSAADSIIQRLRRKTGNYQWSIHTLRHTFVTLSRRAGVPIDVISNLVLHKNIQTTIDMYSHLDVEDLRRILIEHGAWEEAA, via the coding sequence GTGCGAGTTCAGATCGTGGGTCGGACTGAGACTGGTGCGCCTAACAGGTGGGCTGTCCTCGATGACGACGATCGCCTGGTCTCTCAGGTCAATCGCTACCTCGAATACCTTCGATCGATCGAACGTCCCGACAACACTGTCCGAGCAGCCGCATACGACCTGCGCGCATACTGCGAGTTTCTCCTCGACACCGAGCGGGACTTCGACGACGTGACCGATGAGGTTCTGGCATTCTTTGCAAGGTGGTACAGACACCCGGCGGACAACGTCACGGCGATCGTCGACCGGGCCGCAGCCCGGGCGAGAAGTAGCACCAACCGAGCGCTCGCAACGATCTCGGGCTTCTACAGGTATCTGGGATCGCTCGGCGAGGACATTGTCGGCGCTGGCGGTTTGCGACGGCTGCAGCAGTCTTCTCAGACCTACAGGCGATCTCGGGTCACGGTAATCGACAACGTGGGTCGAGCCAACCGCCATCGCCAGCGCAGCCGGCTCGGCCCGCGATTACCGCGGACTCAGCAGCGTTTGAAGCTTCTGACGATCCAGCAGGTGCACTCGATACTGATGGAATGCCGCGATCGGCGCGACAGGCTCTTAATCATGCTCGCGTTCACCACCGGAATGCGAGTGGGCCAGATATTGGGGCTGCGACACGAGGACATCGACACCCGAGGACGAACCATCCGGATTGAAGCGCGCGACGACAATTCGAACGGAGCACGGTCTAAGGGGCGCAAATCAGGAACGATCCCGATGACCGAGCAGGTCAACCGGCTCTATATCGATTACATGCACGAGGAATACGGGTACATCGACAGTCCCTTCGTGTTCATCAATTTCGACACTCTCAAGCCGATGAACTACTCGGCGGCCGACTCGATCATCCAGCGGTTGAGGCGCAAGACCGGCAACTACCAGTGGTCGATACACACGCTGCGGCACACCTTCGTCACGCTGAGCAGGCGAGCAGGCGTCCCGATCGACGTCATCAGCAACCTGGTGCTCCACAAGAACATCCAAACGACCATCGACATGTATTCACACCTCGATGTCGAAGACCTCCGACGGATACTGATCGAACACGGCGCGTGGGAAGAGGCAGCATGA